A window from Cherax quadricarinatus isolate ZL_2023a chromosome 72, ASM3850222v1, whole genome shotgun sequence encodes these proteins:
- the LOC128701284 gene encoding pro-resilin-like, with amino-acid sequence MTTKVIVLTVLVVAALARPEPPPTYGPPAPAYKPPAHPRPTYGGPAYPDTPPQYNSQYAVRDDYSGNDFGHDESRDGYDTKGTYYVQLPDGRLQKVTYYVNGDSGYVAEVSYEGEAQYPAYQPAPAYQPAPAYKPAPAYA; translated from the exons ATGACTACCAAG GTTATTGTTCTAACAGTCCTTGTGGTCGCCGCCCTCGCCCGCCCCGAGCCACCACCTACGTATGGACCTCCAGCACCAGCCTACAAACCCCCAGCACACCCACGACCTACTTATGGAGGTCCTGCTTACCCTGAC ACTCCTCCCCAGTACAACTCTCAGTACGCTGTGAGGGACGACTACTCCGGCAACGACTTTGGTCATGATGAATCTCGTGACGGTTACGACACCAAGGGTACTTATTACGTTCAGCTTCCCGACGGTCGTCTGCAGAAAGTGACTTACTACGTCAACGGTGACTCCGGCTACGTAGCGGAAGTTAGCTACGAGGGCGAGGCCCAGTACCCAGCCTACCAGCCTGCTCCAGCCTACCAGCCTGCTCCAGCCTACAAGCCCGCTCCAGCGTACGCATAA
- the LOC128701418 gene encoding uncharacterized protein gives MTTRRLASQVIVLTVLVAAVLARPEPPPTYGPPAPAYKPPAHPRPAYGAPAYPDTPPQYNSQYAVRDDYSGNDFGHDESRDGYDTKGTYYVQLPDGRLQKVTYYVNGDSGYVAEVSYEGEAQYPAYQPAPAYKPAPAYKPAPAQNIRMGKKCDLSDFDRGMIAGARQGGSPSLFTTSMTTKVLVLTVLVAAALARPEPPPTYGPPAPAYKPPAHPRPAYGAPTYPDTPPQYNSQYAVRDDYSGNDFGHDESRDGYDTKGTYYVQLPDGRLQKVTYYVNGDSGYVAEVSYQGEAQYPAYQPAPAYKPAPAYKPAPAYKPAPAYQPAPSYA, from the exons ATGACGACTCGCCGTCTCGCTTCGCAGGTTATTGTTCTAACAGTCCTTGTGGCTGCCGTCCTCGCCCGCCCCGAGCCACCACCTACATATGGACCTCCAGCACCAGCCTACAAACCCCCAGCGCACCCACGACCTGCTTATGGTGCTCCTGCTTACCCTGAC ACTCCTCCCCAGTACAACTCCCAGTACGCTGTGAGGGACGACTACTCCGGCAACGATTTTGGTCATGATGAATCTCGTGACGGCTACGACACCAAGGGTACTTATTACGTTCAGCTTCCCGATGGTCGTCTGCAGAAGGTGACTTACTATGTCAACGGCGACTCAGGCTACGTAGCGGAAGTGAGCTACGAGGGCGAGGCCCAGTACCCAGCCTACCAACCTGCTCCAGCCTACAAGCCAGCTCCAGCTTACAAACCCGCTCCAGC ACAGAACATTAGAATGGGGAAGaagtgtgatctaagtgactttgaccgtggaatgattgCTGGTGCCAGACAGGGTGGt TCGCCTTCTCTGTTCACTACCAGCATGACTACGAAG GTTTTAGTTCTAACAGTTCTTGTGGCTGCCGCCCTTGCCCGCCCTGAGCCACCACCTACATATGGACCTCCAGCACCAGCCTACAAACCCCCAGCACACCCACGACCTGCTTATGGTGCTCCTACGTACCCTGAC ACTCCTCCCCAGTACAACTCTCAGTACGCCGTGAGGGACGACTACTCCGGCAACGACTTTGGTCACGACGAATCTCGTGACGGCTACGACACCAAGGGTACTTATTATGTCCAGCTTCCCGACGGTCGTCTGCAGAAGGTGACTTACTACGTCAATGGTGACTCCGGCTACGTAGCGGAAGTGAGCTACCAGGGTGAGGCTCAGTACCCAGCTTACCAGCCTGCTCCAGCCTACAAGCCAGCTCCAGCCTACAAGCCAGCACCAGCCTATAAGCCAGCTCCTGCCTACCAGCCTGCTCCCTCTTATGCTTAA
- the LOC138854876 gene encoding pro-resilin-like, with translation MTTKVIVLTVLVAAALARPEPPPTYGPPAPAYKPPAHPRPAYGAPAYPDTPPQYNSQYAVRDDYSGNDFGHDESRNGYNTKGSYYVQLPDGRLQKVTYYVNGDSGYVAEVSYQGEAQYPAYQPAPAYQPAPAYKPAPAYKPAPAYP, from the exons ATGACTACGAAG GTTATTGTTCTAACAGTCCTTGTGGCTGCCGCCCTCGCCCGCCCTGAACCACCACCTACATATGGACCTCCAGCACCAGCCTACAAACCCCCAGCACACCCACGACCTGCTTATGGCGCTCCTGCGTACCCTGAC ACTCCTCCCCAGTACAACTCTCAGTACGCTGTGAGGGACGACTACTCCGGCAACGACTTTGGTCATGACGAATCTCGTAACGGTTACAACACCAAGGGTAGTTATTATGTCCAGCTTCCCGACGGTCGTCTGCAGAAGGTGACTTACTACGTCAACGGCGACTCCGGCTACGTAGCAGAAGTGAGCTATCAGGGCGAGGCTCAGTATCCAGCCTACCAGCCTGCTCCAGCCTACCAGCCTGCTCCAGCCTACAAGCCAGCTCCAGCTTACAAACCAGCTCCAGCCTACCCATAA
- the LOC128701419 gene encoding pro-resilin-like — MTTKVLVLIVLVSAVLARPEPPPTYGPPAPAYKPPAHPRPAYGAPAYPDTPPQYNSQYAVRDDYSGNDFGHDESRNGYDTKGSYYVQLPDGRLQKVTYYVNGDSGYVAEVSYEGEAQYPAYQPAPAYKPAPAYKPAPTYEPVPAYV; from the exons ATGACTACCAAG GTTCTGGTTTTAATAGTCCTTGTGAGCGCCGTCCTCGCCCGCCCTGAACCACCACCTACGTATGGACCTCCAGCACCAGCCTACAAACCCCCAGCACACCCACGACCTGCTTATGGAGCTCCTGCTTACCCTGAC ACTCCTCCCCAGTACAACTCTCAGTATGCTGTGAGGGACGACTACTCCGGCAACGACTTTGGACATGATGAATCTCGTAACGGTTACGACACCAAGGGTAGTTATTATGTCCAGCTTCCCGACGGCCGTCTGCAGAAAGTGACTTACTACGTCAACGGTGACTCCGGCTACGTAGCTGAAGTGAGCTATGAGGGTGAAGCCCAGTACCCAGCTTACCAGCCTGCTCCAGCCTACAAGCCAGCCCCAGCCTATAAGCCCGCTCCAACCTACGAGCCTGTTCCTGCCTATGTATAA